A window of the Vibrio ostreae genome harbors these coding sequences:
- the zntR gene encoding Zn(2+)-responsive transcriptional regulator encodes MFQIGELAKRCQVSTDTLRFYEKNALIAPAGRSESGYRLYDENNLKQVSFILKAKALGLSLEEIRELLEIRLDASEHSCAEAKAITSAKLQVIDDKIAELTRIRAALQKINDACCGDIDDDATHCSILAALE; translated from the coding sequence TCCACCGATACGCTGCGTTTTTACGAGAAAAATGCGCTGATCGCACCGGCCGGACGCAGTGAGTCCGGCTATCGTTTGTATGATGAAAATAATTTAAAACAGGTTAGTTTTATTCTCAAAGCGAAGGCGCTCGGTCTGAGCCTGGAGGAGATCCGCGAATTACTCGAGATTCGTTTGGATGCCAGCGAACACAGTTGCGCTGAAGCCAAAGCGATTACCAGTGCCAAACTGCAGGTGATTGATGACAAGATTGCCGAGCTGACCCGGATTCGTGCCGCGCTGCAGAAAATCAATGATGCCTGCTGCGGGGATATCGATGATGATGCGACCCACTGCTCGATTCTGGCTGCGCTGGAATAG